The Leptolyngbya sp. FACHB-261 DNA window GCCTACGCACTGGGTATGGTGCCTGAGCCGGTGATGGCTCGCACTGCCGAGCTGCTTGCTAGATCTAGGGTGGCGATTATGACCAACGCACCTGGCAGTCATGCGTTTCCGCCAATCTTGGCGCTCCGGTCAGCGGGTGTGACCGTCTTTGCGGGCTCCGATAACATCCGCGATGCTTGGTGGCCGTTTGGTGACGCCGATATGCTCGAACGGGCCATGCTTATTGCCTATCGCTCAGACTTTCGTACCGATGCTGAGTTAGCTGTGGCCTTTGAACTGCCTACAACTGCTGCTGCCCAGGTTTTGGGCTGGAGCGATTACGGCCTGACGGTTGGCGCTAGAGCTGATTTGGTTGTGCTCGAAGCCAGTTGCATTGCTGAGGCAGTCGTCACCCGTCCGGCACGGAAGCTGGTGCTTAAGCAAGGCCGAGTGGTTGTGCGGGACGGCAAACTCCTGCTTAGCCCAAAACCGTGAGATCCCAGCCTCTAGTTTTTGGTTCTTCTGCTACAAAATCGCCGATCTCAAATCGCTTAACCTGATGGTCAAATTCTAGGCTTCCTGATTATGCTAGTCACAAAACAGCTTGTATTACAACGATTTTGGTATCCCGTTGTTCCCATTGCCCAGTTATTAAACGGCCCTCAATCCTTTGAATTATTAGGCCAAAAAATTGTTTTGTGGTTGGATGCCTCTGGTAAGCCTGCGGCAGTAAGAGACCGCTGTTGCCACCGTTCTGCCCAGTTGTCAAAAGGCAAGGTGGTCAACGGCAATATTGTCTGTCCCTATCATGGCTGGAAGTTCGATTCAAACGGCGCTTGTGTTCACGTTCCTCAGGCTGAAAATAGCCCAATCTCTACCAGTTACAAAGTTAGTGCCTATCACTGTGCTGAACGTTATGGCTACGCCTGGGTCTGTTTAGCGGATCCATTAAAAGACATCCCAGAAATTCCGGAAGTGGCAGACCCTCAATATCGTTTGATTCACGAATTCTATGAGCCTTGGCACTGTGCAGGCTTGCGAGTCATGGAAAACGAATTTGACACGGCTCACCCCACATTCGTCCATACTGAAACCTTTGGTAGTGAAGAGCACCCTGTCCCTGATTCCATGGAATTCAGTGAAACGGAATGGGAACTGCATTTTCGCTCTGTTCTCGGCGTAGTGAATCCCTCACTGCAAAAGCAGAACTTGAAAATGGCACAGGACAAGACCGTGCGCACAATGCATATGACCTGGTTTATGCCCTTCACCGCCAAACTGCGAATCGCCTATCCTAACGGTTTAGTTCATATCATCGTTAATACAACAACTCCTATCAATGACTCGACTTCACAAATCGTCCAATTCTGCGTCCGCAATGATACAGAACAAGACACAAAAGGCGAGGATATTATCGCTTTCGATCGTAAGGTCACTCTGGAGGACAAGGCAATTCTAGAGACCACTGATTTTGATGTCCCCCTGGACATTAATCAGGAACAGCATATGCTGACTGATAAACCAGGCATTATCATGCGGCGCAAGCTTGCAGCTCTGCTGAAAAAGCATGGCGAAGTTGAGCAAATTAGGCGCTAACCTAAAATACTGGCACATTGGAAGTAGGTGGCATCTATTTATTGGAAGATGAGGCCAGTGCTCAAGCTTACTTGGCGGGTCCAATTTTTAGCCAACTGAAAGCTACGCCTGATCTCCAAAATTTGACGATCAAAGTCTCTGATATTGCAGAGAACTTCAGCCAAATTACTAGGGCTCCTCTTTAAAAATTCTTGGGGATTCTTGCTTGAACTGTGTGGGGTGTTTGTAAGGGCGAGAGGATCTCGCCCCTACCGGGAGCCACTGTTGATCAAGCTCAAATAGAATCTGTTAGGCTTCGCAACCGCAGAATTGCAGAATCGTAGCGATTAAGGTCTGGGTTGCTTTCTCTAGCTCTTCAATGGACACGTGGTTCATCAGGGGCATGGGCATGCTTGACGTTCCCAGGGCCGTAGTGCAGGGTTGGAATGTTGCCCAGCCCAACCATCAGACGCAGATCGCTACCGTAGGGAGCACCATGGATCTGGGGTTGATTATCGTGGAGGTCTTGGTGGCACTGGCTAACTAACTGAACCAGTGAGTGCTCCGCTGAAATTTGCCCACTGGCAAACTGACCCCCGAACCACTCCACCTGCACTGGGTGTTCCCGTAGCCAAGCATCTTGCGCACAAACAGCGGCTAGTGTCGCTTCCAGTTCCTGGCGTGCCGTCTGAGGATCTTCTCCCAAGGCCACGCCCAACCGCCCTTCCGCAACCAGTTGGTCGGGTACGCTGCTGGGCCAGTTCCCCGCTTGCAGGGTGCCAACATTCAGAGGGTAGGGCAAATCTAGCCCCTTCATCAGAGGGTGGCCTGGCCCATTACGGCGGACTTCCAGCGCTTCCAGCGCTTGCCAAACCAACCAGAACTTCTCAATGGCACTAACCCCTTCACGACGCACACTGGCGTGGGTTGAGCAACCGCTCAAGCGCAGCCGGAAGGTCAAAGCGCCGCCGCAAGCAGGAATGATATTCAGCCTGGTCGGTTCGGTAATGATGGCAGCATCACCCCGATAACCTCGGCGCAGGGTGGCAAAGGTGCCTAAGCCCCCGTCTTCTTCGCTAACGACGCTCTGCAGCAACACTCGCCCCTGAAGCTGTAGACCCGCAGCCTGGATGGCCTTGAGCGCAAATAGGTTGCACACGAGCCCGCCTTTCATATCGCAGGCACCGCGCCCATAAACGGCTCCATCAGCAACACGCCCACCGTAAGGCTGCTCGTCAGTCCATTGCCTCAAGTCCCCAGGTGGCACGACATCAATATGCCCATTGAGCACTAAAGTGGGACCGGCTGAATGCCCCCAACTGCCTACCAGCCCCCAAGCTTGGCTGCGCGGTGCTTCGCTTCCTGGAAAGTCAGGAGCTGCTTTCGTCGTTGCGAGATCAATGGGCCAGAGATCAGGCTCGAAGCCACTTTCCGCGAAACGTTCAGCCAACCAGTGCTGCGCCACACTCTCGGCGTTCGAGCCCGTGGTGCTGGGGATGGCGATCAGTTGTTGCAGGCAGGCAACCAGCCCAGTCAGGTCGAGCGTCGCTAAAGCCCGCTCTACAGCAGATTGACTAGCGGGACGCAGACCTGAAGCAGGATGCTGAGGCAACGGAATAACGATAGGTTGTGTCATTGCAGTGGTAGGTAATGCCCGCAGCTGATGGGGTTCAAGCTGGGGGAGCTGAGTCAGATGGAACGTGCCAGAGGTTCTGTTGGCATGAATAACCATCCGCAGAACAAGATTCCCTTGAATCTGTGCAGAATACTGTTCGCGAGTACTTCTCAATGAAGTTACCCAAACAGGTAGATTTTAAATGAGCATAAAAGCAGCCAGCATTCTGTTAGCTAAGGACAGTTAGCAAAGGACTATTGATACGCTCGCTGGTCAAATGCGCCTTATATACGTGGCTTGCCAGTGGTATTGACAGGGCATTGGAGCAAATTGGGAAAGTAAATTGGGGCAGTCCTAGATGGGTGAGATTGCAGGCTGGTTAGAATTCAACGGGGGTAAAGAGCTACGAAACCTACCTTGTCTCCACCACGCTTCCTCCTAATCGATGACAACCCGGCTGATCGCATCCTCGCCATTCGTCAGCTCCGTCGTGAGTTTGCCGATGTCAAAATTGTGCAGGTCACAGATGCCTACAATTTTGAACTAGCCCTAACTGCTGAGGATTTTGACCTCGTCATTACTGACTATCAGTTGGGCTGGAGTGACGGGCTCAAGATTCTACAAGCCATCAAAGCCCGCTATCCTGCCTGTCCAGTCGTGATGTTCACCAATACCGGCACCGAAGAGATCGCGGTTGAAGGTATGAAGTCCGGCCTAGATGACTATGTAATCAAGTCTCCGCAACAATTTGTGCGCCTGCCCCTGGCTGCCCGCTCGGCCCTGGAGAGAGCTGCCGCACGCCGCTTAAATGCGCGCCTGCAAGCAGAGCGGGACCAGCTTCTAGAGCGCGAACGCCTGGAACAGCGCAACGCCACCTTCCTGGCAGAAGCCAGCAAAGCGCTGGCCAGCTCGCTGGACCCAACCGCTACCCTGACTCAAATTGCCCGTCTAGGAGCGTCCTACCTAGCGGACGCCTGTGTGGTTTACCTCATTCGAAACGAAGATCAGCTGATGCCAGTGGAGTTGGCCCATGCCCAGGCTCAGCCAGAGGCTGAGCTCCGGGAGTTGTTGCAGCGCTACCCCCACCCAAACTGGCAGGGTCCTGTCACCCAGGTCCTACATACCGGTCAGTCTCAGCTTGTGACCGAGGTGACGGTTGAGTATTTAGCGGCTATTGCCCAAGATGCTGAGCATTTGAGGCTGCTGCAAGCCCTGTCACTCCAATCGTTATTAGCTGTGCCCCTAGTTGCGCGAACCGATACGTTGGGGGTGCTGTCTCTAATCTCCTCACAGCCACAGCGCCGCTTCGGCACAGCGGACCAGGTGCTATCGGAGGAGTTTGGTCGTCGAGCTGCTATTGCTATCGATAATGCGCGACTTTACCAGCAGGCTGAAACAGCGAACCAGCTCAAAGACGAGTTTCTGGCCACGCTCTCCCATGAACTACGCACCCCGCTCAATTCGATGCTGGGTTGGGCGCAGCTCATCCGTGTGCGGCGTTTAGACGATGCAACTTACTCTCGGGCGGTTGAAGCGATTGAGCGCAATACCAAATCCTTGAACCGGTTGATCGATGACTTACTTGATGTGTCGCGGATTATTACTGGCAATCTGCGGTTAGAGGTCAACCCGGTCGAACTGATTCCAGTAATTTCGGAAGCTTTGGCAGTTGTTCAGCCAGCGTCCCAGGCCAAGGCGATCCGAATAGAAACCGCCCTAGATGCCTCAGTCGGTCCCGTACTAGGTGATGCCACTCGTCTGCAACAAGTGGCTTGGAATCTGCTTGCCAATGCGATCAAATTCACGCCTGAAGGCGGGCAAGTCCGCGTGACCTTAACCCGTATTAGTTCTCAAGCAGCTCTGGTCATCAGTGATACAGGGCAAGGCATTAACCCTGAGTTTCTGCCCCACGTCTTTGAGCGTTTTCGTCAGGCAGATGGCAGCACCACGCGAACCCACGGCGGGCTTGGGCTTGGGCTGGCAATTGTGCGCCAACTGATCGAACTGCAAGGGGGGACAGTGCAAGCTCAAAGCGACGGGGTAGGCCGTGGAGCGACCTTTATCGTCAAGCTGCCTCTGCTGGCAGTTCGAGCGAAACCTGGCGAACGCCCAACTGCTCAGGGGCAGCTTCCCAGCTTGAGTGGACTCCGGATTTTGGTGGTTGATGATGAAGCTGACGCTCGCGCTCTGATCTCGACAGTGCTGGAAGCCTGTGGTGCTGAGGTGGCAACCGCAACCTCAGTGGCGGAAGCCCTCACTGTGCTCCTGAGTTTTCAGCCCGATGCCCTAGTGAGTGATATCGGCATGCCGGGCGAGAACGGTTACGAACTGATGCGCCGTCTCCGGGAGCAAGGACAACAACTGCCTGCGATTGCTCTAACTGCCTATGCAAAACCAGAAGATCAGGAACGGGCCTTAGCTGCAGGTTTCCAACGACACCTAGCCAAGCCGACTGAACCTGTTACTTTAGTGGCGACGCTAAGCAGTTTGCTCAATAGATAGCTTGTCTAGGTTGTCAGTTGTCAGTATTTAGACTCATCGCTGGCAGATAATTTTAAATCACCGTGAGAAGGTTGAGAATCTTTGGTGCTTGGGTTCTCATGACTTTTTCTTCATCAAAATCTGATTGATCACTCACAGGAGTGTTAGGCAATCCTAACTTTTAGTTCGTTTTGAGAAGAGGGACACTGAAATGAACATAGTTGTCTCAAAGTAGGCACAGAATATAGCCCCACTCTATGCAGGAGGTGCTTCTAGAGAAAGCTACCTGCCTCTAGAACTGCCAGCGCTACAACCGTTAATATTTCCACTTTGGTTAAACGCCGAAACTGGAACCTTAAACCGTGAGCCAGACTATGAAAAAACCACTTCTAATTCTTGTTGTGGATGACGACGATGACAATCAAGTCCTGGCGGTTCAAATTCTGAAGCTGCTAGACTACGCCTGCATCAGCGCCTCCGACGGCTATATGGCTTTAGAGTTAAGCCATCGTTATCATCCGGACTTAATTCTGCTTGATATCGCTATGCCCGATTTGAGTGGGTTAGAGGTTGTTCATCGTCTCAAAACCAATTTGGTTACAGCCAGCATTCCAGTCATTGCACTCACGGCAATGGCAATGGTAGGAGATCGAGAACTAGCACTAGCGGCTGGGTTCGATGAATATCTTGCCAAGCCTTACAGTGTGGAACAACTAGAGACAACTATTCAGCAAACGCTCGCTAGTTTTTCCTCTCCAGTCGTTGAGCGATGCTAAGGATTGCACTGAAGTAAAATTGGTAATGGTCGTATATTTCAGCTGCTGAGGCTCTCCTTTTGAACTGTCATTATTGGCATCTCAAAAGCTTTAGCAGCACTATTTTTCGTTCATAGTCTAAGGCCTATCTTAGGCCACAGATCGAGACAATCAAAGAGACCTAGAAGGATACACAACCAAGAATAGAGGTGATGGTTAGGATACACTTCTGGGTAACATGTGTCTGATGAGAGCTATTGAGTCGCTACGTTCAAGCTCTGACCAGAATACTCGCCTGCCCCTAAAGCTAGGATTGGCAGTGACAAAGTGGGCCAAACCCTGTGACCTTGCGCACGTCCCCCTTCTCCTTAGGGCACCAATATAGGAGTCAGCCATACGACCAGTGAATTTCGCCCGCCCACCTACCATGGGGCGGGTTTTGTCTAGGTAGACTGTGAGCTTGGTTGGAGCCTGCTGGGGTTATTTCTCTTCCTCTCCACTTCTAAGGCTTACAACACTGAGACTTATAGCGCTAAGACCTACAGCGCTCAGTTGCACTGTTGGCGTTCCTGCGGCAAAGCTGCTTTGGTCCGCTCATACTCAGCTTGCAACAGCTGCAACTGGCCAGGGCAGGGCACCCGCTAGAAACTGTTGCTCTAGCTCCTGGCAGCACAGGGACAGCGCCAGCGCTGCCTTTGGAGCGCTGGTTGACTCTTAAGTCCATGAGCTGCCTGCCGTAGCCCTACTGCATTATTCGCTGCCACCGCTGCTTGAACACAGTGCAGTTAGTGGAGAGCGTCTTCCATCTAGCAGTCAATTCGTATTGCTCACCTGCCACATGGGCCAGAACACCAATCTCTAAGTCGAAGCGATCACAGCCCATGATTAGCAGCTTCTGAAAACGTTGCTCAAAATTGAGTTGCCAGGCTGAAGCCTCCCCAAGCCGCAATTGCAAAGTAACAGACTGAGATCAGGGCGTTTGTGTCTAGAAGAAATCCACTTAGCATTAAAATGAAACTTTCTTAACTCAGCTGAGAATTTCAACAGCTTAAATTGAAATCAGGCTCATCTATTGGCCAGCAAACTCGTTTAGGCTGCCACCCTTTAATCCACCACGACTCACTTTGGCAGCAGTGATGTCATTACCGCCGCTGCTAAAGCCTTCACTACTAGAGTTTTAAGTAGAGTTCTACTAGCACAGAACTTCATGTTGACTGCCTCATGGAACTCATTGAGCCTCAGGCTGACGCTCTAAATTAGCCTCCATAATGCTGATCAGATAGTGGCCGGCCATAATGCCGCTGGAGACATGATAGTGGTCCTCATCCAAGCGGCGTAAAGTCTCGAAGCCGCTGCGACGCTGCCGGTCGTTAAGTACCCAGTAGCGTTGCACAATCGAATCGGGAGCCACCCAGCCTTCACCCTCGATCCGTCCAAGCTGGCTGTGCTGAAGGACAAAGGTGTACTGCCGCTCGGCAGAGTCTAGACGTCCCTTGTACTGAAGGGCAATTTCCTCCCGTTCAGCTTCGGGATCTGGAAAAACGAGCTTTGTCACCATTGAGAACCAAGCGTCTCGGCTCCAAACGACCAAAGTTCTGCCCCGAACCAGAAGGGGCATCCCATCGCGCTCTAGCCAGTTCCCCTCTAGTGACCAGCGGCCAGACTGCATTAAAAATGTGTGCGCCACAGATTCCCCGATTGACCAGCCTGGGCTTCACTCTAACAGTTTTGAGTAGGAGATCCGCATCTA harbors:
- a CDS encoding aromatic ring-hydroxylating dioxygenase subunit alpha, yielding MLVTKQLVLQRFWYPVVPIAQLLNGPQSFELLGQKIVLWLDASGKPAAVRDRCCHRSAQLSKGKVVNGNIVCPYHGWKFDSNGACVHVPQAENSPISTSYKVSAYHCAERYGYAWVCLADPLKDIPEIPEVADPQYRLIHEFYEPWHCAGLRVMENEFDTAHPTFVHTETFGSEEHPVPDSMEFSETEWELHFRSVLGVVNPSLQKQNLKMAQDKTVRTMHMTWFMPFTAKLRIAYPNGLVHIIVNTTTPINDSTSQIVQFCVRNDTEQDTKGEDIIAFDRKVTLEDKAILETTDFDVPLDINQEQHMLTDKPGIIMRRKLAALLKKHGEVEQIRR
- a CDS encoding YdhR family protein → MEVGGIYLLEDEASAQAYLAGPIFSQLKATPDLQNLTIKVSDIAENFSQITRAPL
- a CDS encoding ArgE/DapE family deacylase, with the protein product MTQPIVIPLPQHPASGLRPASQSAVERALATLDLTGLVACLQQLIAIPSTTGSNAESVAQHWLAERFAESGFEPDLWPIDLATTKAAPDFPGSEAPRSQAWGLVGSWGHSAGPTLVLNGHIDVVPPGDLRQWTDEQPYGGRVADGAVYGRGACDMKGGLVCNLFALKAIQAAGLQLQGRVLLQSVVSEEDGGLGTFATLRRGYRGDAAIITEPTRLNIIPACGGALTFRLRLSGCSTHASVRREGVSAIEKFWLVWQALEALEVRRNGPGHPLMKGLDLPYPLNVGTLQAGNWPSSVPDQLVAEGRLGVALGEDPQTARQELEATLAAVCAQDAWLREHPVQVEWFGGQFASGQISAEHSLVQLVSQCHQDLHDNQPQIHGAPYGSDLRLMVGLGNIPTLHYGPGNVKHAHAPDEPRVH
- a CDS encoding response regulator, with the protein product MSPPRFLLIDDNPADRILAIRQLRREFADVKIVQVTDAYNFELALTAEDFDLVITDYQLGWSDGLKILQAIKARYPACPVVMFTNTGTEEIAVEGMKSGLDDYVIKSPQQFVRLPLAARSALERAAARRLNARLQAERDQLLERERLEQRNATFLAEASKALASSLDPTATLTQIARLGASYLADACVVYLIRNEDQLMPVELAHAQAQPEAELRELLQRYPHPNWQGPVTQVLHTGQSQLVTEVTVEYLAAIAQDAEHLRLLQALSLQSLLAVPLVARTDTLGVLSLISSQPQRRFGTADQVLSEEFGRRAAIAIDNARLYQQAETANQLKDEFLATLSHELRTPLNSMLGWAQLIRVRRLDDATYSRAVEAIERNTKSLNRLIDDLLDVSRIITGNLRLEVNPVELIPVISEALAVVQPASQAKAIRIETALDASVGPVLGDATRLQQVAWNLLANAIKFTPEGGQVRVTLTRISSQAALVISDTGQGINPEFLPHVFERFRQADGSTTRTHGGLGLGLAIVRQLIELQGGTVQAQSDGVGRGATFIVKLPLLAVRAKPGERPTAQGQLPSLSGLRILVVDDEADARALISTVLEACGAEVATATSVAEALTVLLSFQPDALVSDIGMPGENGYELMRRLREQGQQLPAIALTAYAKPEDQERALAAGFQRHLAKPTEPVTLVATLSSLLNR
- a CDS encoding response regulator, which produces MKKPLLILVVDDDDDNQVLAVQILKLLDYACISASDGYMALELSHRYHPDLILLDIAMPDLSGLEVVHRLKTNLVTASIPVIALTAMAMVGDRELALAAGFDEYLAKPYSVEQLETTIQQTLASFSSPVVERC